From Woronichinia naegeliana WA131, the proteins below share one genomic window:
- a CDS encoding NAD-binding protein has protein sequence MSLDFFLVCGLGNLGQQCVVALSSFNVKIIAIEKQTPNAYEIPKVPSLLEQLIIGNCSHLPVLESANIAQCRTALLVTSDEEVNIETALMIRELNPTTRLVVRSGQTHLNQLLGEQLGNFIAYDPLDLPANAFALAALGNETLGFFELEKQWLRVIRIPIFPNHPGLNQSRLQDLNRRDRRILSVERGEISEDWGFHQWDGEEVVRINDVIIAIEAVDNLFSNLQYSPKKTLNNFTLSKQSLWLETQLEHWQQFKSAVQSRPVILFAGLVILGLLILGTLLFYLTIPQIGILGALYRTFVLLLGGYGDLFAELQEVKNYRWLLEPLALLLTLAGIAFVGILYALLTESLLATKFIFARKRLTLPKQNHIVLLGLGRIGQRVARLLKTWKQPLIGITLKFDFDFRLLPDIPIVNQSLEENFAKVNLATANSVVVVTDDDMLNLEVALTTHKINPRANLVIRTSRQGLSHSLMGLLPKAQVLETYRLAAEVFVGAAFGENILNLFRLHYQTILVTEYYIENQDTLVGLLLAEVAYGYSIVPLLYQSSNHPSLLFPSDDVLLREGDRLVVLATIESLRKIEVRDLKPKTWRIRIEKIINQDFIFDGANTISRISGCSLQQARELLDDLPNTLITPLYRPQAQRLLRALKKMQIVALLVKTQGSHLDS, from the coding sequence ATGTCGTTAGATTTTTTTTTAGTCTGTGGACTAGGCAATTTAGGGCAACAGTGTGTGGTGGCTCTGAGTTCCTTTAATGTCAAAATTATCGCGATTGAAAAACAAACGCCTAATGCCTACGAAATCCCTAAAGTTCCCTCTCTTTTGGAACAATTAATTATCGGCAATTGTAGCCATTTACCCGTTCTGGAAAGTGCCAATATTGCCCAATGTCGAACCGCTTTATTAGTCACCAGTGATGAGGAAGTTAATATTGAAACCGCCCTCATGATTCGAGAATTAAATCCCACCACTCGTTTAGTTGTACGATCAGGACAAACTCACCTCAATCAGTTATTAGGAGAACAACTGGGCAATTTTATTGCTTATGATCCCCTAGATTTACCTGCTAATGCTTTCGCGCTGGCTGCGTTAGGGAATGAAACCCTCGGTTTTTTTGAGTTGGAAAAGCAATGGTTACGAGTTATTCGCATTCCCATTTTTCCCAATCATCCTGGGTTAAATCAGTCTCGACTTCAGGATTTAAATCGCCGCGATCGCCGTATTTTGAGTGTTGAAAGAGGGGAAATTTCAGAGGATTGGGGTTTTCATCAATGGGACGGGGAAGAAGTTGTTAGAATTAACGATGTTATTATTGCCATCGAAGCGGTAGATAATCTTTTCTCTAATTTACAATATTCCCCCAAGAAAACCTTAAATAATTTTACCCTAAGCAAACAATCTCTCTGGCTAGAAACCCAACTAGAACATTGGCAACAATTCAAATCAGCAGTGCAATCCCGTCCTGTAATCCTATTTGCCGGATTGGTAATTTTGGGTTTGTTAATATTAGGAACCCTGTTATTTTATTTGACCATTCCTCAGATCGGAATTTTAGGCGCATTATATCGAACTTTCGTGTTACTTTTAGGTGGTTATGGAGATCTATTTGCTGAACTTCAAGAAGTCAAAAACTACCGTTGGCTGTTGGAACCTTTAGCATTATTGTTAACGTTAGCGGGCATTGCTTTTGTCGGCATTCTCTATGCCTTATTAACAGAAAGTCTTTTAGCTACGAAATTTATTTTTGCCCGTAAACGTTTGACTTTACCCAAACAAAACCATATTGTTCTCTTGGGTTTAGGACGCATTGGTCAACGGGTTGCTCGTCTCTTAAAAACCTGGAAGCAACCCCTTATCGGTATCACCCTTAAATTTGATTTTGATTTCCGCCTTTTACCCGATATTCCCATTGTTAATCAATCCCTAGAAGAAAATTTTGCTAAAGTAAATTTAGCCACAGCCAATAGTGTCGTCGTGGTAACTGATGACGATATGTTAAATCTAGAAGTTGCTTTGACAACCCATAAAATTAATCCCAGAGCAAACTTAGTTATTCGGACTTCTCGCCAGGGATTAAGCCATAGTTTAATGGGATTATTGCCTAAAGCTCAGGTATTAGAAACCTATCGATTAGCCGCAGAAGTTTTTGTTGGGGCTGCCTTTGGAGAAAATATTCTCAATCTTTTTCGGCTTCACTATCAAACTATTCTGGTGACGGAATATTATATTGAAAATCAGGATACATTGGTCGGTTTATTACTAGCAGAAGTTGCCTACGGTTATAGTATTGTCCCTTTATTGTACCAGTCGAGTAATCACCCTTCTTTATTATTTCCTTCTGATGATGTCTTACTCAGAGAAGGCGATCGCCTAGTCGTATTAGCGACCATTGAAAGCTTAAGAAAAATCGAGGTGCGTGATTTAAAACCTAAAACCTGGCGAATACGAATAGAAAAGATTATCAATCAGGATTTTATTTTTGATGGAGCTAATACCATCAGCCGCATTTCAGGTTGTTCTCTTCAACAGGCGAGGGAATTACTCGATGATCTTCCTAATACGTTAATAACACCTCTTTATCGTCCCCAGGCCCAACGCTTACTTCGCGCCTTAAAGAAAATGCAAATCGTAGCTCTATTAGTCAAAACCCAAGGAAGTCATCTTGATAGTTAG